One window of Parambassis ranga chromosome 3, fParRan2.1, whole genome shotgun sequence genomic DNA carries:
- the tmco3 gene encoding transmembrane and coiled-coil domain-containing protein 3, with protein sequence MQVVCLLMCLGLVEALAVLQRDQVAQHAIKLYRSKGATQSHSWVAGNCKKLVGLLRQKNVVVKKLAAAAVAVGKDRGLSEAEKHFQVHTLEVFQKELNESENLVFQAVQGLQRALQGDYRDVVNMKESSRQRLEALREAAIKEEQEYVELVAAEKHQQEAVKSALAQNKTLSMLDEILEDVRKAADRLEEEIEEHAFDNNKQMKGVNVEAVLRVEEDEENGGKRKNKSRQKEVEDDLGLSMLIDSQNNQYVLTKPRDSTMPRADHHFIKDLVSVVMLSLPCGWICTLMGLPPMFGYIICGVLLGPSGLNSIKSMVQVETLGELGVFFTLFVVGLEFSPERLRKVWKTSVQGSCYLSLLMVGAGLLWGQVLRIRPTQTVFISTCLSLSSTPLVSRFLAGGSRGDKEGELDYSSVLLGMLVMQDVQLGLFIAVMPTLIQAQSGDLGSFLFGSLHVLYLLAQVLASLAVVLLLCLLLRSFLIGPYYKKLHAESKGNKEILVLGMAAFVFFMLTVTEFLDVSMELGCFLAGALLSSQGHMVTAEVMGCIEPIRDFLAIIFFASIGLHVFPTFVLYELTILVALTLTLVIMKFMMAVLVLSAILPPSSRHIRWIVSAGLAQVSEFSFVLGSRARRAGIISREVYLLVLSVTTLSLLLAPLLWRVTTHKWVSRTERKTVT encoded by the exons ATGCAGGTCGTATGTTTGCTGATGTGCCTTGGCCTGGTGGAGGCACTTGCCGTGCTGCAGAGAGACCAGGTGGCCCAGCATGCCATCAAACTCTATCGGAGCAAGGGGGCTACACAGAGCCACAGCTGGGTGGCCGGAAACTGCAAGAAGCTGGTGGGTCTCCTGCGTCAGAAGAATGTGGTGGTCAAgaagctggctgctgctgcagtggctGTCGGGAAAGACAGAGGTCTCTCAGAGGCTGAGAAGCACTTCCAG GTGCATACGCTGGAGGTTTTCCAAAAGGAGCTAAATGAGAGTGAGAACCTGGTTTTCCAGGCAGTGCaaggcctgcagagggcgctgcAGGGAGACTACAGAGATGTGGTCaacatgaaggagagcagcagacagaggctGGAGGCCCTCAGGGAGGCAGCCATAAAG GAAGAACAGGAGTATGTGGAGCTGGTGGCTGCTGAGAAGCACCAGCAGGAAGCTGTTAAGAGTGCCTTGGCCCAGAACAAGACTCTGTCCATGCTGGATGAGATCCTGGAGGATGTCAGGAAGGCAGCAGACCGACTAGAAGAGGAGATTGAGGAGCATGCCTTTGATAACAACAAACAG ATGAAAGGAGTGAATGTAGAAGCGGTGCTGAGagtggaggaagatgaggagaatGGGGGGAAGAGGAAGAACAAATCCAGGCAGAAGGAAGTGGAGGATGACTTGGGGCTGAGCATGCTCATTGACTCACAGAATAACCAGTATGTTCTCACTAAGCCACGAGACTCAACAATGCCAAGAGCCGACCATCACTTCATTAAG GACCTGGTGTCAGTGGTGATGCTCTCCCTCCCCTGTGGCTGGATTTGCACTCTGATGGGTCTTCCTCCCATGTTTGGATATATCATCTGTGGAGTCCTGCTGGGTCCTTCTGGCCTCAACAGCATCAAG TCTATGGTTCAAGTGGAGACTCTGGGGGAGTTGGGTGTCTTCTTCACTCTCTTTGTGGTGGGACTTGAGTTCTCACCTGAGCGCCTTCGAAAG GTATGGAAGACTTCTGTTCAGGGTTCATGCTACCTGAGTCTGCTGATGGTGGGGGCCGGTTTGCTGTGGGGACAAGTCCTGCGTATTCGACCCACTCAGACAGTCTTCATTTCcacctgcctgtctctgtccAGCACTCCACTAGTGTCCCGCTTCCTGGCTGGAGGAAGCAGGGGGGACAAGGAAG GGGAACTGGACTACAGCAGTGTTCTCCTCGGTATGTTAGTGATGCAAGATGTTCAGCTGGGCCTCTTCATTGCTGTCATGCCGACTCTGATTCAGGCGCAGAGTGGAGATTTGGGCAG TTTTCTGTTTGGAAGTCTTCACGTGCTGTACCTCCTGGCCCAGGTCCTGGCGTCTCTGgctgttgtgctgctgctgtgtttgttacTCAGATCCTTCCTGATTGGTCCTTATTACAAGAAGCTGCACGCTGAGAGCAAAGGCAACAAGGAGATCCTGGTGCTGGGGATGGCAGCCTTTGTCTTTTTCATGCTGACT GTAACAGAGTTTCTGGATGTTTCGATGGAGCTGGGGTGCTTCCTGGCTGGGGCTTTGCTGTCCTCACAGGGTCACATGGTCACTGCAGAGGTCATGGGATGCATCGAGCCAATCAGAGATTTCCTTGCCATCATCTTCTTTGCTTCTATTG GTCTCCACGTGTTCCCTACGTTTGTGCTTTATGAACTCACCATCCTGGTGGCACTAACACTCACACTCGTCATTATGAAG TTTATGATGGCTGTGCTGGTGCTGTCGGCCATCTTGCCTCCAAGCTCTCGACACATACGGTGGATCGTCTCAGCTGGTCTGGCTCAGGTCAGCGAGTTCTCCTTCGTCTTAGGGAGTCGTGCACGTCGAGCTGGTATAATCTCCAGAGAG GTGTACCTGCTGGTCCTCAGCGTCACCACTCTCAGTTTGCTGCTGGCGCCTCTGCTGTGGAGAGTTACCACACACAAATGGGTTTCCCGCACGGAACGCAagacagtcacatga
- the LOC114432958 gene encoding potassium-transporting ATPase subunit beta-like: protein MATLKEKRTCGQRCEDFGHFVWNSDNGTLMGRTPEKWVYISLYYVAFYVVMTGLFSLAIWVLMYTLCPYAPDYQDRLKSPGVMVWPDTYGEEDVEITYNTSDKASWMKMANILHSFLKPYNDTMQTECNRYNCTQGKYFIQNTFSAPHHTKWACPFKQSMLGQCSGLEDPTFGYNSTMPCVIIKMNRIINFLPSNHTNHPPYVNCTILEGQNNVDKIEYFPERGIMDLSYFPYYGKLAQPTYANPLVAVRFNLVREKQAKIQCRAVSDKISYENIHDPYEGKVVFYLKAVK from the exons ATGGCCACGCTGAAGGAGAAGAGGACCTGTGGGCAGCGATGTGAAGACTTTGGCCATTTTGTGTGGAACTCAGACAATGGAACGCTCATGGGGAGAACACCAGAGAAATGGG TGTACATCAGCTTGTATTATGTGGCCTTCTATGTGGTCATGACTGGCCTGTTTTCTTTGGCCATCTGGGTCCTCATGTACACGTTGTGTCCGTACGCCCCTGACTACCAAGATCGGCTAAAATCTCCtg GAGTGATGGTGTGGCCGGACACCTATGGAGAGGAAGACGTTGAAATCACCTACAACACATCAGACAAAGCCAGCTGGATGAAGATGGCCAACATCCTTCACAGCTTCCTGAAGC CCTACAATGACACAATGCAGACGGAGTGCAACAGATATAACTGCACTCAGGGGAAGTACTTCATCCAGAACACCTTCTCTGCCCCTCACCACACCAAGTGGGCGTGCCCCTTTAAGCAAAGCATGCTGGGCCAATGTTCAGGACTTGAGGACCCAACCTTTGGCTACAACTCCACCATGCCTTGTGTCATCATTAAAATGAACAGG ATCATTAACTTTTTGCCTTCTAATCACACCAATCATCCCCCATATGTCAACTGCACTATACTG GAAGGGCAGAACAATGTGGACAAAATTGAGTATTTCCCTGAAAGGGGAATTATGGATCTGTCTTACTTCCCTTACTATGGAAAACTGGCACAG ccAACTTATGCCAACCCACTGGTTGCTGTTCGGTTCAACCTGGTCAGAGAGAAGCAAGCTAAGATCCAGTGCAGAGCGGTGTCAGACAAGATCAGCTATGAAAACATCCACGACCCCTACGAGGGGAAGGTCGTATTCTACCTCAAAGCAGTGAAATAA